The DNA sequence tatatatatataatacaaaaagtctgatgattgcaaaaaaatgaaataaatatttggaatAATTTAGTTTCATTGTTTGCAAAAGTACCTTATgtaaagactgcatttatttgattaaaaataaaatgcagtaatattgtcatatattattgcaatttacaACATCctcttcattttaatgttttatttaaagcacaatTACTTTTCATGACGGCAAAGCTTAACGATCACGTGATCctacagaaataattctaatatgctgattcgccgttcaagaaacatttttactgaaaaacattGCAGACGTAACTAAAGTCGGCGTGCTTTGCTGCAGGTGGAGTTGGTCTACTACGTTTTCGGACGGGAAAAATTCCCTGGAGCCACGACGGCTAACCTCGAGCGGTTCGTGCGTCGCTTCAATGAGGTTCAGTACTGGGTGGTGACGGAGCTGTGTCTCTGCGAGGATCTGGCCAAGAGAGCCATACTACTCAAGAAGTTCATCAAGATGGCTGTTGTGTGAGTACGATATCAGCACACAAGACTCTTCCATCACACTTCTGCTTAAGTTTACCTTCGCAACATCAACATAACTCACTGTAACCACCCCTGACCCACTAAGACTAATTCACATAATCTTTGTGCAAACTCTGTTTTGCAACTTTACGGCCATGCAGATACTTACATAGGAGAATGCGCACATACTACTGTCATAATAAATGTTACAGATATACGCTGAGAAATCTATTACAAAGAAATGTCAAGTAACGTATTGAATTAAATTACacttgtgaaatatatttttcttgtaaaacatacttTATTAATCTAGCTGCATTTACAACTTCAAAAATCTTTCTAATTTTTCAACAACGTAAATTATGTTGctaattcttttctttttctttggcCCTCATTGAAGCATTTTTTAGCGATAACAATTTTGACACAGAAAATGACCCAACCTGcactataacattttattaattttaaaaaaataataaaataatgtaccATTTTAGAGTTTTTAGAGTACCATTTATGAACACTGGGGGGAGCCAAAATGCACCACTGTGGATGCTGTAATCTGtagcacaaaaacaaagacCGATCATTTACTAATGAATGCGTTTGATTTTATGgagtgcattttttatttttattttcagttttaaagatCAGAAGAACCTGAACTCGTTTTTCGCAGTGATGTTCGGGCTCAGTAACAGCGCTGTACAGAGACTCAATAAAACATGGGAGGTAAGAACAACTGTCTAAAAAcgtttttgtgtaaaatacCAATAACGTCTTTAAAGACCTGTAACACGTTAAATGACCTTGCGTTAAcgttaatttatataatataggtGGTGTTTGTAAATGCAAACTTTGGGGTTAACTTTTAAATTCGACTTGACTTGACAGAGACTTCCAAACAAAACCAAGAGGATCTACTGTGCCTATGAACGACTGATGGTAAGAGCAAATATTTGCACGCTCTTTACAAGCATTTGTCATGTCTAGATAATCTGAAAAGTCATTTTGTGTGTTGTAGGATCCATCCCGTAACCACAGGGCTTACAGACTGACTGTAGCCAAACTCAGCCCTCCATACATCCCCTTCATGCCCCTACTGCTTAAAGGTGCAGTTTACTACTGATCCAGCTGATATCGTTTAGCATTTAGTGAATATAAGGCTAACCAACGGAATCTATCGCTTACTCGTTTGCCTGTGTAGATATGACATTCATCCACGAGGGAAACAAGAACTACACGGATAAACTGGTCAACTTTGAGAAAATGGTGAGAGCATTGCTTTCAGCTTAAGTGCGACATTAGACCTAAAACACTtagaaaaatattcattatgtgctttttaccttatttttagCGCATGATTGCCAGAACAGTGAAGACAGTTCGAGAGTGTCGAAGTCAGCCTTACGGTACGGCTCCCCCTAGTGGTGTGGATATATAACGCTCTgtagaatttcttttttttttttttattcagttttcaaaaATCGAATTCCGCAATATCCTTTCCTCTTCTGTGCATTCGCAGTGCCTTCGTCTCCACAGAAAGGCTTGACGGAGAGAATGTTCTTGGATGCCCAAGCTATCCGACTATCAACGtgtatgttgttttctttttcctcagtGACGTATGATTCAAAAACATATGTCACTGCAGTTCAGCCTTAATTTCTCTCTCACATCTTGCAGACTCAGACCAGTCCCTGACCCTGCGCAATGCAGCCAACGTGAGACAGTACATCCAGAACCTCAAAGTGATCGACAACCAGAAGAAACTAACTCAGCTCTCCAGAGCCATAGAGCACTG is a window from the Puntigrus tetrazona isolate hp1 unplaced genomic scaffold, ASM1883169v1 S000000338, whole genome shotgun sequence genome containing:
- the LOC122333676 gene encoding rap guanine nucleotide exchange factor 3-like; protein product: MAVVFKDQKNLNSFFAVMFGLSNSAVQRLNKTWERLPNKTKRIYCAYERLMDPSRNHRAYRLTVAKLSPPYIPFMPLLLKDMTFIHEGNKNYTDKLVNFEKMRMIARTVKTVRECRSQPYVPSSPQKGLTERMFLDAQAIRLSTYSDQSLTLRNAANVRQYIQNLKVIDNQKKLTQLSRAIEH